From one Alicyclobacillus acidocaldarius subsp. acidocaldarius Tc-4-1 genomic stretch:
- a CDS encoding ABC transporter permease, whose protein sequence is MVTETQVANSAGEPRVQATKWRTWKRFWRYPLSSIGVIGMVLLFAFCFVGPMLYHVSPTQGDFTALLQPPSAKHPLGTDDAGHDVLARMMVGGQASLEVGFLSAFVAMAFGTFYGMVSALAGGWVDIILMRIVDILLSIPSIFILLFLNATFKPNVGLMIFVLAATSWLGVSRIVRGEVLKIKNETYVEAALLAGVRTWRLMTKYLVPNFIGTVLVTTTFAVADSILSIAGLSFLGLGLPPPAPNWGADLSAAMNYIFQNAWWLIYPPGILILCSQLFVNFIGDGLRHALETRTD, encoded by the coding sequence GTGGTCACAGAGACGCAAGTGGCAAATTCCGCAGGCGAGCCGCGCGTACAGGCCACCAAGTGGCGCACTTGGAAGCGGTTCTGGCGGTATCCGCTGAGTTCGATTGGCGTGATCGGCATGGTGCTCCTGTTTGCCTTTTGCTTCGTGGGGCCGATGCTCTACCACGTCAGTCCGACGCAGGGGGATTTCACCGCACTGCTCCAACCGCCGAGTGCCAAGCATCCGCTGGGCACCGACGACGCGGGTCACGACGTGCTCGCGCGCATGATGGTGGGTGGTCAGGCGTCGCTCGAAGTCGGCTTCTTGTCGGCGTTTGTGGCAATGGCGTTCGGAACGTTCTACGGCATGGTGAGCGCGCTCGCGGGTGGATGGGTGGACATCATCCTCATGCGTATCGTGGACATCTTGCTGTCCATTCCGAGCATCTTCATCCTGCTGTTCCTGAACGCGACGTTCAAGCCGAACGTAGGTCTCATGATCTTCGTGCTCGCTGCGACAAGCTGGCTCGGCGTGAGCCGTATCGTCCGCGGCGAAGTGTTGAAGATCAAGAACGAGACTTACGTCGAGGCAGCTCTCTTGGCGGGCGTCAGAACGTGGCGGCTCATGACGAAGTATCTGGTTCCGAACTTTATCGGAACCGTGTTGGTGACCACGACCTTCGCAGTCGCAGACTCCATTCTCTCGATTGCAGGTCTGTCATTCCTGGGGCTCGGGTTGCCGCCCCCGGCGCCGAACTGGGGTGCCGATCTATCAGCTGCGATGAATTACATCTTCCAGAACGCGTGGTGGCTCATCTATCCGCCAGGCATTCTGATTCTGTGCTCGCAGCTGTTCGTGAACTTCATCGGGGATGGCCTGCGCCATGCGCTGGAAACGCGCACTGACTGA
- a CDS encoding ABC transporter ATP-binding protein, with product MKQERPSSPGLKSLVRLLPFARPYAWQFVAVIALVIVFNASNVMQPYLVKIAIDQDISSHHPNARGLLDIAALYIGVVVAGVAANYLQITLLQRAGQSVIRSIRVGLFQHIERQSMRFFDNRAVGALVANVSNDTETVNQFFTNFFLSMIRDGLSIIMILIAMFRLDLRMGLFSLVLVPIIFAVAAGFRGALRRRYQRTRTLLASMVAFLAENLAGMRITQLFRQEARQAEKFRHLAGQHRDANIREYFTSVWFNRTFEMLGNLSVAAVVYIGGTAVLGGAIPFGTLYAFIRYIQQFFQPINAMTQQWNTLQSAMVAAERIGQILEIEPEVLDPECPVSLPPNARGRVEFRHVTFGYDPRHPVLRDISFTAEPGSFVGIVGPTGAGKSSLMSLLLRFYDPDEGEVLLDGVPLRWLAQDALHRFVGIVQQEVHLFTGTIRDNIRMFRSDISDARVEEAARAVGADRVIAKLPDGYDTFIYGRGANLSMGERQLIAFARIVALNPRVLILDEATANLDSQTEQWVQQGLRAASQGRTTLVIAHRLATIRHADQILVLDRGRIVERGRHDELVRLGGLYARLHAESGVESRLFS from the coding sequence GTGAAGCAGGAGCGCCCGTCTTCGCCCGGCTTGAAGTCCCTTGTGCGGCTCTTACCCTTTGCGCGGCCGTATGCTTGGCAATTTGTCGCCGTCATTGCGCTGGTCATCGTCTTCAACGCATCGAACGTAATGCAGCCGTATCTCGTGAAAATCGCCATCGACCAGGATATCTCGAGCCACCATCCGAATGCGCGCGGGCTTCTCGACATCGCGGCGCTGTACATCGGCGTGGTGGTCGCGGGCGTTGCGGCGAACTACCTGCAGATTACGCTGCTGCAGAGGGCAGGGCAGAGCGTCATCCGGAGCATCCGGGTCGGGCTCTTTCAGCACATTGAGCGCCAGTCCATGCGCTTCTTCGACAACCGCGCCGTCGGCGCGCTCGTCGCGAACGTGTCGAACGACACCGAGACGGTGAACCAGTTCTTCACCAACTTCTTTTTGAGCATGATTCGAGACGGCCTGTCCATCATCATGATCCTCATCGCCATGTTTCGCCTGGACCTGCGCATGGGCCTGTTTTCGCTGGTGCTCGTGCCCATCATCTTCGCTGTTGCCGCAGGATTCCGTGGCGCGCTGCGCCGCCGCTACCAGCGCACGCGCACGCTGCTCGCGAGCATGGTAGCGTTTCTCGCCGAGAACCTCGCCGGCATGCGGATCACGCAGCTCTTCCGTCAGGAGGCGCGCCAGGCGGAGAAGTTTCGCCATCTCGCCGGGCAACATCGGGACGCCAACATCCGGGAGTACTTCACATCGGTCTGGTTCAACCGGACCTTTGAGATGCTCGGCAACCTGTCCGTGGCGGCTGTGGTCTACATCGGGGGAACCGCGGTGCTCGGCGGTGCCATCCCGTTCGGCACGTTGTACGCGTTCATCCGATACATCCAGCAGTTCTTTCAGCCCATCAACGCCATGACCCAGCAGTGGAACACCCTTCAGTCGGCCATGGTGGCCGCCGAGCGGATTGGCCAGATCCTCGAAATCGAGCCGGAGGTGCTCGATCCCGAGTGCCCCGTCTCGCTGCCGCCCAATGCGCGCGGCCGCGTGGAGTTTCGCCACGTCACGTTCGGTTACGACCCGCGCCATCCGGTCCTGCGGGACATTTCGTTCACGGCAGAGCCCGGATCGTTCGTCGGAATTGTCGGACCGACGGGGGCAGGGAAGAGTTCACTGATGAGCCTGCTGCTTCGTTTCTACGATCCCGACGAAGGCGAAGTGCTGTTGGACGGAGTGCCCCTGCGATGGCTTGCGCAGGACGCGCTGCACCGGTTCGTCGGGATCGTGCAGCAGGAGGTCCATCTGTTCACGGGCACCATTCGCGACAACATTCGCATGTTCCGCTCGGACATCTCGGATGCGCGCGTGGAGGAGGCCGCGCGCGCGGTGGGGGCGGATCGCGTCATCGCGAAATTGCCGGATGGCTACGATACCTTCATCTACGGTCGAGGCGCCAATCTTTCGATGGGCGAGCGGCAGCTCATCGCGTTTGCCCGGATTGTCGCGCTCAATCCGCGCGTGCTCATCCTCGACGAGGCTACCGCGAACCTCGACAGCCAGACGGAGCAGTGGGTGCAGCAGGGGCTCCGGGCGGCGAGCCAAGGGCGTACCACGCTGGTCATCGCCCATCGGCTCGCGACCATTCGCCATGCGGATCAGATCCTGGTGCTCGATCGAGGCCGGATCGTCGAGCGCGGGCGCCACGACGAGTTGGTGCGACTCGGGGGATTGTACGCGCGGCTTCATGCGGAGAGTGGCGTCGAATCGCGGCTATTTTCGTGA
- a CDS encoding ABC transporter ATP-binding protein: MRPQSLLKSYLWEHRFGYVGSTLAILISEWIFVQFPNLLGRFTDALSSHRLSGRGVFMYALLLMAVGTLYVLFYGIGQSQNGRAARGFEYLLRTKLFAHWEKMDVDYFRRRSIGDLLSHAMNDVQQVREALSGGLNILTNAVFLLIATLVMTFTTVNWKLTVLSMIPLLCIPFFVVWIGPKVRASSRQVQEALSSMSELAEESFTAIRLVKATANEPIEVARFADRVDHIVSEQMSLVRKQAAFQSIIPTASSVAFGIALLYGGWLTIRHEIPIGSFVAFTLYLGQLVVPLQQIGQVINSYQRASASMARLDLLLQERPLVTDAPHPVRVDKIEGAVDIHLDAFTYPDGKRPVLRDIHLSVRPGQTLGIVGRTGSGKTTLVSLLPRIYDPPPGAIRIDGVDVRDLSLEQLRKSIAFVPQDGFLFSTTLRENIAFGRPDATDEDVVAAARAACLEDDVARFPDGYDTLIGERGVTLSGGQRQRTAIARAWLKDAPILILDDSLSAVDMETEKRILASFRAMRRKRTVFVIAHRLSAVRDADWIIVMGEGRIAEQGTHDDLVRKGGIYAEMYRLQAREEEVS, encoded by the coding sequence ATACGCCCGCAATCGCTGCTGAAGTCGTACCTGTGGGAGCATCGCTTCGGCTATGTCGGATCAACGCTTGCCATTCTCATCTCTGAATGGATTTTCGTTCAATTCCCCAACCTGCTCGGCCGCTTCACCGACGCATTGAGCTCGCATCGGTTGAGCGGCCGAGGCGTTTTCATGTACGCGCTCCTCCTCATGGCAGTCGGTACGCTGTACGTGCTTTTCTACGGCATCGGCCAGTCGCAGAACGGCCGCGCGGCCCGTGGATTCGAGTACTTGCTGCGAACGAAGCTGTTTGCGCACTGGGAGAAGATGGACGTCGACTACTTCCGCCGCCGAAGCATTGGGGATTTGTTGAGTCACGCCATGAACGACGTGCAGCAGGTCCGCGAGGCTCTCTCTGGCGGCCTCAACATTCTCACCAATGCCGTGTTTCTTCTCATCGCGACGCTCGTGATGACCTTCACCACGGTCAACTGGAAACTCACCGTGCTCAGCATGATCCCGCTTTTGTGTATCCCTTTTTTCGTCGTATGGATTGGCCCCAAGGTGCGCGCGTCGTCGCGCCAGGTGCAGGAGGCCCTGTCTTCCATGTCCGAGTTGGCGGAGGAGAGCTTCACCGCCATCCGGCTGGTGAAGGCGACGGCCAACGAGCCCATCGAGGTCGCGCGATTTGCGGATCGCGTCGATCACATCGTATCCGAACAGATGTCCCTGGTTCGCAAGCAGGCCGCGTTCCAGTCCATTATTCCCACCGCGAGCTCAGTGGCGTTCGGCATCGCGCTCCTGTACGGCGGATGGCTCACCATTCGACATGAGATCCCCATCGGCTCGTTCGTCGCCTTCACGCTCTACTTGGGGCAGCTTGTGGTGCCGCTTCAGCAGATTGGCCAGGTCATCAATTCGTATCAGCGCGCGTCTGCATCCATGGCGAGGCTCGATCTTCTGCTTCAAGAGCGGCCTTTGGTGACCGACGCGCCGCATCCCGTACGCGTCGACAAGATCGAAGGCGCAGTGGATATCCACCTCGATGCCTTCACGTATCCCGATGGAAAGCGCCCTGTGCTCCGAGATATTCATCTCAGCGTACGTCCCGGGCAGACACTTGGCATTGTGGGGCGCACAGGATCTGGAAAGACAACCCTCGTCAGCCTCTTGCCTAGGATCTACGATCCGCCTCCGGGAGCCATCCGGATTGACGGCGTCGATGTCCGGGACCTGTCGCTTGAACAACTGCGGAAGTCCATCGCCTTTGTGCCGCAGGACGGGTTTTTGTTCTCGACGACGCTTCGGGAGAACATCGCCTTCGGGCGCCCGGATGCGACGGACGAAGACGTCGTGGCCGCGGCTCGGGCGGCTTGTCTCGAGGACGATGTGGCCCGCTTCCCCGACGGATATGACACCCTCATCGGCGAGCGCGGCGTGACGCTTTCGGGCGGACAGCGGCAGCGGACGGCCATCGCGCGCGCGTGGCTGAAGGACGCGCCCATCCTCATCCTGGATGACAGCCTGTCCGCGGTGGATATGGAGACGGAGAAAAGGATTCTCGCCTCGTTCCGGGCCATGCGGCGCAAGCGCACAGTGTTCGTCATTGCGCACAGGCTGTCCGCGGTGCGCGATGCAGACTGGATCATCGTCATGGGAGAAGGGCGGATCGCCGAGCAGGGGACGCACGACGATCTCGTCCGGAAAGGTGGGATCTACGCGGAGATGTATCGGCTCCAGGCACGGGAGGAGGAGGTCTCGTGA
- a CDS encoding ABC transporter permease, with translation MLSYIVRRILQAIPSLIGISIITFILLHIVPGNPVRILLGQHYTPQRAAALAQSLGLNKPLYMQYLIWLWNILHGNLGYSYNYTEPVTYLIAHALPNTLSLVLIATIFAQLFAMLIGTVQAYFENTIADHIITVLNYFFYSMPSFWLGILMVMFFSIQLHWFPSGGVVNPQDPNPGFWDWLHHLILPAATLTLVTLAGYSRYMRSSVRETLLMDYVRTARAKGLRESQVLWRHVLRNSILPQITLFGLSFPALFAGALFIEEIFNYPGMGLLYWNAVGTLDYPVLLGVTMFLGALTIIGNLLADILYSLVDPRISLESMS, from the coding sequence ATGCTGAGCTACATTGTGCGCCGCATCCTGCAGGCCATTCCGTCGCTCATTGGAATTTCCATTATTACGTTCATCCTGCTCCATATTGTCCCGGGGAACCCGGTCCGCATTCTGCTCGGCCAGCATTACACGCCGCAGCGGGCCGCGGCCCTGGCGCAGTCGCTCGGCCTGAACAAGCCGCTTTACATGCAGTATCTGATCTGGTTGTGGAACATCCTCCACGGCAACCTCGGATACTCGTATAACTACACGGAGCCGGTGACGTACCTCATCGCACATGCGCTGCCGAACACGCTGTCGCTCGTCCTGATTGCGACCATCTTCGCGCAGTTGTTCGCGATGCTCATCGGCACGGTGCAGGCGTATTTCGAAAACACCATCGCCGATCACATTATCACCGTGCTGAACTACTTCTTCTACTCGATGCCGTCGTTCTGGTTGGGCATTCTGATGGTGATGTTCTTCTCCATCCAGTTGCACTGGTTTCCGTCCGGCGGCGTGGTGAACCCGCAGGATCCGAATCCGGGCTTCTGGGATTGGCTGCATCACCTGATCCTGCCCGCCGCGACCTTGACACTGGTCACGCTGGCTGGTTACTCGCGCTACATGCGCTCATCCGTGCGCGAAACGCTGCTCATGGACTACGTCCGCACGGCGCGAGCGAAAGGCTTGCGTGAGTCGCAGGTGCTGTGGCGTCACGTGCTCAGGAATTCGATTCTGCCGCAAATTACGCTTTTTGGCCTGTCGTTCCCGGCGCTTTTCGCAGGCGCCCTGTTCATCGAAGAGATCTTTAACTATCCAGGCATGGGCCTCCTTTATTGGAATGCCGTAGGAACACTGGATTATCCTGTTTTGCTGGGCGTGACGATGTTCCTCGGTGCGCTGACCATTATCGGCAACCTGCTGGCGGACATCCTGTACAGCTTGGTTGATCCGCGGATTAGCCTCGAATCGATGTCGTGA
- a CDS encoding Na+/H+ antiporter NhaC family protein, which produces MHGSFASIVPFIVIIPVALLTKQVILGLALGLFVGCYIEHPRPLAGLESAIAYIGRELGLSGNMSLILFLYLFGSFVGLLRVSGGVKGFSRWMEARIHSPRGAFVFTWLSSLFTCMAPDFRILTVAPIVSRVFERFRIAKEQVAFTIDVTATPLCAVVPIGTAFVAYMVGLMHTSAHHTAAASPYALFLATIPYNFFAWAMLLMGAFLTFFRFSTQVRTSTRMTGAMPDGGEVSPFPRLAHEHRGVFGLEAGAMAFPQDAAVQRGMRRREAAEEEVPDPVEALAKRAHPSVMNLVFPLALLLASTLAFTVLSGYAPGRTLVQAFVQSNAAKAMLEALVLTVVAMAVLYAVRGTPLHRIMVGFLQGGNEMMPVIVLLALIWAVSAVAADLGFAQFCQREIVQYVPRSLIIPALFIVGCLISYVLGSSFGTWAILMPLAFSLAQGGAGSLAIAAGAVFASGTFGGFVSPLSDNTVAMATVMKVPVMDYANYKLKTALIPVAACVIGYFLLGEIAR; this is translated from the coding sequence ATGCACGGATCATTCGCATCCATCGTGCCGTTCATCGTCATTATCCCCGTGGCGCTTCTGACGAAACAGGTGATTTTGGGACTCGCGCTTGGGCTGTTCGTCGGTTGCTATATCGAACACCCCCGCCCGCTAGCCGGCCTTGAGTCCGCCATCGCTTACATTGGCCGAGAGCTTGGACTCTCTGGCAACATGAGTCTCATTCTCTTTCTCTACCTGTTCGGCTCCTTTGTGGGCCTTTTGCGCGTCTCGGGCGGCGTCAAGGGATTCAGCCGCTGGATGGAGGCGCGGATTCACTCGCCTCGTGGGGCCTTTGTATTCACCTGGTTGTCGAGCCTCTTCACCTGCATGGCGCCCGACTTCCGCATCCTGACGGTGGCACCCATTGTGAGCCGCGTCTTCGAACGTTTCCGCATCGCAAAGGAACAAGTTGCGTTCACCATCGACGTCACGGCGACGCCGCTTTGCGCCGTGGTCCCCATCGGGACCGCTTTCGTGGCTTATATGGTCGGACTCATGCACACGTCCGCGCACCACACCGCGGCAGCGTCTCCGTACGCGCTGTTTCTCGCGACTATTCCGTACAACTTCTTTGCCTGGGCGATGCTCTTGATGGGGGCGTTCCTGACGTTTTTCCGCTTCTCGACGCAGGTGCGGACGTCGACCCGAATGACTGGCGCTATGCCAGATGGCGGCGAAGTCAGCCCGTTTCCGCGCCTCGCGCACGAGCACCGAGGAGTCTTCGGGCTCGAAGCAGGGGCTATGGCCTTTCCGCAGGATGCTGCGGTACAGCGCGGTATGCGCCGCCGGGAGGCTGCCGAGGAGGAGGTGCCCGATCCCGTCGAGGCGCTCGCGAAGCGCGCGCATCCCTCCGTCATGAACCTCGTCTTCCCGCTGGCGCTCCTCTTGGCCAGCACACTTGCGTTCACCGTCCTCTCTGGGTACGCGCCCGGGCGGACGCTTGTCCAAGCCTTCGTGCAGTCCAACGCGGCGAAGGCGATGCTGGAGGCGCTGGTGCTCACGGTCGTTGCGATGGCCGTGCTGTACGCTGTCCGAGGCACGCCGCTCCATCGCATCATGGTAGGCTTTTTGCAAGGCGGCAACGAAATGATGCCCGTCATCGTCCTTCTGGCGCTCATCTGGGCGGTTTCTGCGGTTGCGGCCGATCTCGGCTTTGCGCAGTTCTGTCAGCGGGAGATTGTCCAATACGTGCCGAGATCGCTCATCATTCCGGCGCTCTTCATCGTTGGCTGCCTCATCTCCTACGTTCTAGGCAGCTCTTTCGGCACCTGGGCCATCCTGATGCCGCTCGCGTTCTCGCTTGCCCAGGGCGGCGCGGGGAGCCTCGCCATTGCGGCAGGGGCCGTGTTCGCGAGCGGCACGTTCGGCGGCTTTGTCTCACCGTTGAGTGACAACACGGTGGCGATGGCCACCGTGATGAAGGTTCCCGTCATGGACTACGCCAACTACAAGCTGAAGACGGCGCTCATCCCCGTGGCGGCGTGCGTGATAGGGTACTTTCTGCTCGGCGAGATCGCTCGATGA
- a CDS encoding peptide ABC transporter substrate-binding protein, with protein sequence MKKRVRQAGGVTAASVVLSAGLIAGCGTNAVPSSKPVSTPTPSAASVQPVQKGGTLVVALAPSTNINWYLPLTNSANASIYNAALQILLYPGVLYIGSNYAIDWNDSFASSIDYNATGTVYTIHLKKNWVWSDGKPVTAQDVVWDYNLIKATDESNVPPWPNYNAGSGDVPSNVKSVVALDNYTVQITLKKPVNQQWFIYNGIGQLTALPEHAWNKYPNNMAQEIAYLGKEATNPSFFTVVDGPFKLVSAKQSQAWVLVPNPTFAGHKSTLNKLVFQYEGSADSEFAALRSGSVNLGYLDPSQWNARNSLIKMGYKIVPAYNFGYDFIELNLQKGSPLYSAFNDLKVREALEYAMNQNEINQDIYHGFAPPLYGPIPAQPKTVYYDPSLNNLFAYNPAKAKQLLESDGWKMENGVMTKDGQKLQFTMLVSSGSESTLQEAELVQQDWKQIGVDVTLQQMPFNQEIGIMSDTKNPGKWAAAAGTGITYGGSYPSGEQLFEPGGLDNFGYNDPTADKLIAKTTEPVSSQAENMKNFFAYEDYIAKQLPVLWQNVPAGITVIAPNVHNATTQVLNPTTGYSLLNYIWMSSSK encoded by the coding sequence ATGAAAAAACGAGTCAGGCAAGCAGGAGGCGTGACCGCCGCATCGGTGGTCCTGTCGGCTGGGCTCATCGCAGGTTGTGGGACGAATGCGGTTCCATCATCAAAACCCGTATCAACTCCTACACCGTCTGCGGCGTCGGTCCAGCCGGTCCAGAAGGGGGGGACTCTGGTCGTCGCGCTGGCCCCGTCGACGAACATCAACTGGTATCTACCTCTAACGAATTCCGCCAACGCGAGCATTTACAACGCGGCGCTGCAAATTTTACTCTATCCCGGTGTCCTCTATATTGGCAGTAACTATGCGATCGACTGGAATGATAGCTTCGCGAGCAGCATCGACTACAACGCCACCGGTACCGTGTATACCATTCATCTAAAGAAGAACTGGGTGTGGTCTGATGGAAAGCCTGTGACCGCGCAAGACGTGGTCTGGGATTACAACCTGATCAAAGCAACCGACGAGTCAAACGTGCCACCCTGGCCGAACTACAATGCAGGTTCGGGCGACGTGCCAAGCAACGTTAAGAGTGTGGTAGCACTCGACAACTACACGGTGCAGATCACGCTTAAGAAGCCCGTGAACCAGCAGTGGTTCATCTACAACGGCATCGGTCAGCTTACGGCTTTGCCCGAGCATGCATGGAACAAGTACCCCAACAACATGGCGCAGGAGATTGCCTACCTTGGCAAAGAGGCCACCAATCCGAGCTTCTTCACCGTGGTGGATGGGCCCTTCAAGCTCGTGAGTGCGAAGCAGAGCCAGGCGTGGGTGCTTGTTCCTAACCCCACGTTCGCTGGCCACAAGAGCACGCTGAATAAGCTGGTCTTCCAATACGAGGGCTCGGCTGATTCTGAATTCGCAGCGCTTCGCAGCGGCTCGGTCAATCTCGGCTATCTCGATCCATCGCAGTGGAATGCTCGAAACAGTCTCATCAAGATGGGTTATAAGATTGTTCCTGCCTACAATTTCGGCTACGATTTTATCGAGTTGAACTTGCAGAAGGGGTCGCCCCTCTACAGCGCGTTTAACGATCTCAAGGTTCGTGAAGCCTTAGAATACGCGATGAACCAGAATGAAATCAACCAGGACATTTATCACGGATTCGCGCCGCCCCTCTATGGGCCAATTCCTGCGCAGCCGAAGACGGTGTACTACGATCCGTCTCTCAATAATCTCTTCGCTTACAACCCGGCGAAGGCCAAGCAGCTGCTTGAATCGGACGGGTGGAAGATGGAGAATGGCGTCATGACGAAGGACGGTCAGAAGCTCCAGTTCACCATGCTGGTTTCTTCTGGTTCCGAGTCGACGCTGCAAGAGGCGGAACTTGTGCAGCAGGACTGGAAGCAAATTGGCGTCGACGTGACGCTGCAGCAGATGCCGTTTAACCAGGAAATTGGGATCATGAGCGACACTAAGAACCCCGGCAAGTGGGCTGCGGCAGCCGGTACGGGCATCACGTACGGCGGATCCTATCCATCCGGCGAGCAGTTGTTCGAGCCTGGCGGCCTGGACAACTTCGGTTATAACGATCCGACGGCCGACAAGCTGATTGCAAAGACCACCGAGCCGGTCTCCTCGCAGGCCGAGAACATGAAGAACTTCTTCGCGTACGAGGACTACATCGCAAAGCAGTTGCCCGTCTTGTGGCAGAATGTCCCGGCTGGTATCACGGTCATCGCGCCCAACGTGCACAATGCCACGACGCAGGTGCTCAACCCGACAACCGGGTATTCGCTCCTCAACTACATCTGGATGTCCTCCAGCAAGTGA
- a CDS encoding peptide ABC transporter substrate-binding protein: MKRKAQLLSGGLAATVALGAVVGCGGGSPQNAAGTGGTGVQKGGTLIYALPPATNITWYLPITNAGNASLYNAQLYTQLYPGVIYIDHRYQIDYANSFAQNITYNQAGTVYTISLKKNWKWSDGHPVTADDVVWDYELIKATDAKDAPPPWPNYNAGAGGVPDNVQSVVAKDPYTVVITLKKPVNQQWFIYNGIGQLTALPKHAWNKYPNDIRQEIIYLAKQATNPAFFTVVDGPFKLQSAKSSQSWTLVPNPLFGGHKSTLDKLIFQYEATNDAEFAALKTGAVNLGYLDLSQYASRQSLTSSGYTIMPAYNFGYNFIELNQQKGSPMYAAFSDVKVRQALEYAIDQNAINKDIYHGFAPPQYGPIPTTPKTIFFDPNLAKPLFPFNLAKARQLLESDGWKMQNGVMTKNGLQLKFQVIYPSGTQSTTQMMELIQQDWKQIGVQISLKPMPLSEIFGIIQDTSNPGKWAAAAGTGITYGGSYPSGEQLFEPGGLDGFGYDDPVLDKLIAATTSPAPSQQASLKAFFAYEEYCAKQVPVLWTNGVASLIAVAPNVHNATEQYLNPTTGYPLFNYIWMSK, from the coding sequence ATGAAACGGAAAGCACAGCTGCTCTCGGGCGGGTTGGCAGCGACGGTGGCGCTCGGCGCTGTCGTAGGCTGTGGCGGCGGGAGCCCGCAAAACGCGGCAGGGACTGGAGGAACCGGCGTGCAAAAGGGCGGCACCTTGATTTACGCCTTGCCGCCCGCGACCAACATCACCTGGTACTTGCCCATTACGAATGCGGGCAATGCGAGCCTGTACAACGCCCAGTTGTATACGCAACTGTATCCCGGCGTGATCTATATCGACCATCGGTACCAGATCGATTACGCCAACAGTTTCGCCCAGAACATCACGTACAATCAGGCGGGCACGGTGTATACCATCTCGCTGAAGAAGAACTGGAAGTGGTCGGACGGCCACCCAGTGACCGCGGATGACGTCGTCTGGGACTATGAGCTCATCAAGGCGACCGACGCGAAGGACGCGCCTCCGCCGTGGCCGAATTACAACGCGGGCGCAGGCGGCGTGCCGGATAACGTCCAGAGCGTCGTGGCGAAGGATCCGTACACGGTCGTGATCACGCTGAAGAAGCCAGTGAACCAGCAGTGGTTCATCTACAACGGCATCGGGCAACTGACCGCTTTGCCGAAGCATGCTTGGAATAAGTACCCAAACGACATCCGGCAGGAGATCATCTACCTGGCAAAACAAGCGACGAACCCAGCGTTCTTCACGGTGGTCGACGGGCCGTTCAAGCTGCAGAGCGCAAAGAGCAGTCAGTCGTGGACGCTCGTGCCCAACCCGTTGTTCGGCGGGCACAAGAGCACGCTCGACAAGCTGATTTTCCAGTATGAAGCGACCAACGATGCGGAGTTCGCGGCGCTCAAAACCGGAGCGGTGAACCTGGGTTATCTCGACCTTTCGCAGTACGCATCGCGTCAGTCGCTCACGTCGTCGGGTTACACCATCATGCCGGCGTACAACTTTGGGTACAACTTCATCGAGCTCAACCAGCAAAAGGGTTCGCCCATGTACGCGGCGTTCAGCGATGTGAAGGTGAGACAGGCGCTCGAGTACGCGATTGACCAGAACGCTATCAACAAGGACATCTATCACGGCTTTGCGCCGCCGCAGTACGGGCCGATCCCGACGACGCCGAAGACCATCTTCTTCGATCCGAATCTCGCGAAGCCGCTCTTTCCGTTCAACCTGGCGAAAGCGCGTCAGTTGCTGGAGTCGGACGGCTGGAAGATGCAAAACGGCGTGATGACCAAAAACGGATTGCAGCTCAAGTTCCAGGTCATCTATCCGAGTGGCACGCAGTCGACAACGCAGATGATGGAGCTCATTCAGCAGGATTGGAAGCAAATCGGCGTGCAGATTTCGCTGAAGCCGATGCCGCTGTCCGAGATCTTCGGGATCATTCAGGACACGTCCAATCCCGGCAAGTGGGCGGCTGCAGCAGGCACCGGCATCACCTATGGCGGATCGTATCCGTCCGGTGAGCAGCTGTTTGAGCCCGGCGGGCTTGACGGCTTCGGCTATGACGATCCCGTGCTCGATAAGCTCATCGCTGCGACGACATCGCCGGCGCCATCGCAGCAGGCTTCGCTGAAGGCGTTCTTCGCGTACGAGGAGTACTGCGCGAAGCAGGTGCCCGTCCTTTGGACCAACGGCGTTGCGAGCCTCATTGCCGTCGCGCCGAACGTGCACAACGCGACCGAGCAGTACCTGAATCCGACAACCGGTTATCCACTATTTAACTATATCTGGATGTCCAAGTGA